The sequence CCGACCGCTCCCCGCTGCGCATGGCGGGCGCGATGATCCTCGGCGAGGCCGTCATCTACGCCGTCGGCGTGCCCTACCTGGCCCTGGCCGCCCACCTGTCCCTGTCCCAGGCGGTCGCGGCCGGCCTCACCCCGTTCCTGATCGGCGACGCCCTCAAGGCCGCCCTCGCCATGGGCGTGCTGCCCACCGCCTGGAAGCTGGCCGGCAAGCAGGACTGACACGGTGGTTCGCGCGGAAGAGGTTCGCCGGGTCGTACGTCTCCCCGACCCGGACGAGCCTCTTTCGCGTATCGGGGCCGTACGGCCCCGCACTCCGGTCGCCCGCCGGAAGCGTGGGCCTCGTCGGCCATGGGATGCAGTTCGGCCGCACGACCCGACGGGTGCCGTCGGGTCGTGCGGCCGTGTACCGCGGTTTGCTCCGGTGCGTCAGCCGGTGGTGACCTTCTCGGCCGTGTCCACGGCGGCCGCGCCTTCGGCACGGTCCGGGCCGAACTTCTGCTTCACCAGGGCGATCACGACGACGACCGCCGCCACGCCCACCGACAGCAGCACGGTCGTACGGCCGCTGCTCGCGCCTTCGGTGTCGGTCAGCATGTAGCCGAGGACGCCCATGATGAAGATGGCCGTCGCCCAGGTCAGGTACGGGTACAGCCACATCCTCACGACGAGCTTCTCCGGCGCCTCCCGCAGGATGATCCTGCGCATCCGCAGCTGCGAGAAGCAGATGACCAGCCACACGAACAGCGCCACCGCGCCCGAGGAGTTGACCAGGAAGAGGAAGACGGTGTCCGGGTAGGCGTAGTTGAAGAAGACCGCCACGAAGCCGAAGACGACCGAGGCCAGGATCGCCGCCATCGGCACACCGCGGGCGGTGGTGCGGGCGAACACCTTCGGCGCGTCACCGCGCTGACCGAGCGAGAACGCCATCCGGGAGGCCGTGTAGAGGCCGGAGTTGAGACAGGACAGCACCGACGTCAGCACGATCACGTTCATGATCTCGCCGGCGTGCGCGATGCCGAGGGAGTTCAGCGCGGCGACGTAGGAGCCCTGAGCCTTGATGGTCGGGTCGTTCCACGGCAGCAGCGAGACCACGACGAGGATCGAGCCGAGGTAGAAGACGCCGATCCGCCAGATGATGCTGTTGGTGGACTTGGTGACCGCGCGCTGCGGGTCCTCCGACTCGCCGGCCGCCAGGGTCGCGATCTCGCTGCCCATGAAGGAGAAGACGACCAGCAGCACACCGGTCAGGATGGCTCCGGGCCCGTGCGGCAGGAAGCCGCCGTGGTTCGTCAGATTGCCGAAGCTCGCCTTGTCCGCGTGCACGCCCGGCAGGACGCCGAAGATGGCGAGCAGACCGATGAGGATGAACGCGCCGATCGCGACGACCTTGATGCCGGCGAACCAGAACTCGAACTCGCCGTAGGAGCCGACGGAGACCAGGTTGGTCGCGGTCAGCACGGTCATCACGATGAGCGCCCAGCCCCACTGCGGCACGGCCGGGACCCAGCCCGCGAGGATCTTGGCGCCGGCGGTGGCCTCGACGGCCAGCACGACGACCCAGAAGAACCAGTAGAGCCAGCCGATGGAGAACCCGGCCCAGCGCCCGAGGGCACGGTCGGCGTGCGCGGAGAAGGAGCCGGAGGTGGGGTTTGCGGCGGACATCTCGCCGAGCATCCGCATCACGAGGACGACGAGGGTGCCGACGAGCGCGTACGACAGGAGGATGCCTGGTCCCGCGGTGGCGATACCGGAGCTGGAGCCGACGAAGAGGCCGGCTCCGATCACACCACCGATCGCGATCATCGTCAGGTGGCGGTTCTTGAGTCCTGCTTGGAGGCCCGAACCAGGGGTCATGGACGGTTTCCTTTACGCCAGGTGGAGCGGCTCGCACGAGCGGTGTACGAGTCGGTCCAGTGAATCCGAGGCAAATGAATTGGGGAACCTCTGAAACTGGATCGTTACTTGAGGTTCCCTTGAGGTTCTATGGCCTCGCTCACATTTCGGGCACTCTTTTCAAAGCCCGGTTCGCACCGGCACCCGGGGCTGCTGCCCCGGAACAGCCGTGTCACACTCGTGGCATGCGCGTGCACCTCGGCTCCGACCATGCGGGCTACGAACTCAAGAACCACCTCGTCCAGTGGCTCAAGGAGGCGGGCCACGAGCCCGTCGACTGCGGGCCGCACATCTACGACGCCCAGGACGACTACCCGCCCTTCTGCCTCCGCGCGGCGGAGCGTACGGCTGCGGACCCCGAGTCCCTCGGCATCGTGATCGGCGGCTCCGGCAACGGGGAGCAGATCGCCGCGAACAAGGTCAAGGGCGTGCGGGCCGCGCTGGCCTGGAGCGAGGAGACCGCGTCGCTGGGCCGCCAGCACAACAACGCCAACGTCGTGGCGGTGGGCGCGCGCATGCACACGCAGGAGGAGGCGACGAAGTTCGTCGAGACCTTCCTGGGCACCCCGTTCTCGGGTGACGAGCGCCACATCCGCCGCATCGACATGCTGTCGGCCTACGAAACGACGGGCGACCTCCCCCCGATCCCGGCTCACCACCCCCAGCAGTAGGGCCCCTGGGGGCTCCGGCCCCCAGGCCCCCGCCTGTTCACCCCGAGGAAGGGACAGCTCCGCCTTGCCGGAAGGGCACACCATTCATCGGCTGGCCCAGGACTACGCCGAGCGCTTCCGGGGCACCACCCCGCGGGTGACCAGCCCCCAGGGCAAGTTCTCCGATGCGGCCGCCCTTGTGGACCGCGCCGAGCTGTCGGCCACCGAAGCCCACGGCAAGCACCTCTTCCTCGGCTTCCGGGACACCGACTGGGTCCACATCCACCTCGGCCTCTTCGGCAAGGTCGGCTTCGGTGACGCCCCCGCACCCCCGCCGGCCGACACCGTCCGGCTCCGGCTCGCGAACGCCACCGCGTACGTCGACCTGCGCGGCCCGACCACCTGCGCGCTGATCACCGACTCCGAGAAACAGGCCGTGCACGACCGGCTCGGCCCCGACCCGCTGCGCGAGGACGCCGAGCCGAGTGCCGCGTACCGGCGGATCTCCCGCAGCCGTACGAGCATCGCCGCGCTGCTCATGGACCAGAAGATCGTCGCCGGCGTCGGCAACGTCTACCGCGCCGAGGTCCTCTTCCGGCACGGCATCGACCCGTACCGCGCGGGCAAGGACATCACCCCGGCCGAGTGGGACACCATCTGGGCCGACCTCGTCGGGCTGATGCGCGAGGGCGTCCGGAACAACAGGATCGACACCGTCCGGGCCGAGCACACCCCCGAGGCCATGGGCCGGCCGCCCCGCGTGGACGACCACGGCGGCGAGGTGTACGTCTACCGCCGCGCCACCCTGCCCTGCCACATCTGCGGCGACGAGATCCGCACCGCCGGCCTCGCCGCCCGCAACCTCTTCTGGTGCCCCACCTGCCAGAAGCGGTGAACCGGCGCCGGAAGGCGGGGCGGTTCTAGAAGCCGTGCGGCAGCCACGGGGCCACCGGTGAGCCGAACGCCACCGACGCCTCCGTCAGCGCGCCCGGCCGCAGCTCCCGTACCCGCCCGGCCGCCGCGAGCGACAGCAGGCTCACCCCGCCGAGATAGGCCGCGCCCAACTCCCGTACCGACAGGGCGAGATCGGCCGCGTCCGTGGTCCGCTCGCAGAACGCGCCCTTCGCGTCGCCGGTGAGCCGCCAACGCCCCGCGTTCCATGGGCAGAAGGCGTCCGCCACCTCCAGCACCACATCGACCGGTGCCTGATACGTACGCGCCGACAGCGCCGCACCGACGTCGACGAGACGGACGTACCCGTCGTCCCTCAGCCGCGGCCGGCAGCGGCGGGTGTCCGAGACCAGGTACCGCCAGGCGTCGTCGACCGGCCGTGACCCCACCGACAGGGTCGTCATCAGGTCGATGCCGAACAGGAACCGCCACAGCGCCGCCTCGGTGACGGGATCGAGCGCGGCCAGGTCCTTCAGGTGCACCGTGCCGTCGTGGCCGCTCTCGCCCCAGCCCATCTTGGTGCGGAAGCGGACGTACCCCGTCACCTCGCCGTCCCGCTCGGCGACCGCGCACTGCAGCGCCGACGCCCCGCCCCGCTCGCTCTCGGGGTCGAGGAGACCGGCCCGCTCCCAGCCCGGTTGCCGGGCCAGCATCCCCGGCCGCAGCGGCACCAGCGCCGCGTAGACCGCCTCGCAGGCGCCCAGGACGTCGGCGGGCGCCGCATAGCGCACCCGTACGCCCTCGACCCCCGGCGGCAGGGACAGCGTCACCCGGCCCGTGTCGATCTCGGCACTCGTACGGAAGGTGGCCGCGCCGTACCCGAAGCGGCCGTAGATCGCGGGCTCGGACGCGGTGAGCACCGCGAGCGGCTCGCCCAGCGCCCGCACGTCGTCCAGCTGCCGGCGCATCATCGACGTCAGCACGCCGCGCCGCCGGTGGGTGGCGGCCACGCTCACCATGGTCACGCCCGCCGTCGGGACCAGGGCCCCGCCCGGCACGGTCATCCGGAAGCTGAACGCCCCGGCCGACCCGATGATCTCCGACCCGTCCCGGGCGGCCAGCGAGCGGTCGAACTCCGTGACGGACCGGTCCAGTTCGCGCTCCTCGGCGGAGGCCACCCCGCCGAAGGCCCGGACCAGGCCGTCCCACCACCGGTCGAACTCCTCCGGCCGCAGCACGGTCAGCTCGGTCGTGCCCTCAGTCCCCATGAGCCATGCCTATCAGGGCGTTGCGGGACGAGCCAGCGAATTTGTCCGGGTCGGCAGCGTGGCGGCCCCCGGTGCCGTTCACTGTGAGGACGAGCCGTCAGGCGGAGCCCCGCACGGGGGACAAGTGGGACCTCCCGTGCCAAGCAGCCGGTCCGATGGATAGGGTCCCGAACTAATGGCAGCAGGACGAGAGCGGCGCGCGAAGGCCGACACGTTCACGGCCCGGTGGCGGATGCAGTGGCACCGGGTCCGCACCGGCCTGCGCAGAAGCGCCGTCGACTACTTCCGCGGCAACGGCTCCGACTGGGTCGCCTTCGCCGGACTGCTGCTCACCGTCCCTCTCCTCGCGGGCATGACGCTCATCGACTCGGTGTGGTGCTCCCCGGCCACCCTGGTGCTGCCGATCGTCGCCGGCGGCCTGCTGCTGCGCCCGGCGAGCCTGCTCGGCCTGTACGCGGCGGCCGCCACCGCGCTGATCGTGGAGTCGGTGCGGCTCGGCCCCTACACGGAGGGGCCGAGCCGGGTCACCCCCGGTGTGGTCCTGGTCGTGGCCGCCTGCGGCTTCTTCGGGCTGCTCACGGCCCAGTTCCGCAGCCGGGTCGGGGTGCCCTGGCGGCGCGGCGGCACCATGCTGTTCGACCTGCGCGAGCGGATCCGGGTGCAGAGCAAGCTGCCGAAGCTGCCGCAGGGCTGGCACCAGGAGATGGCGCTGCGGCCGGCCGGCGGCCAGTCCTTCTCCGGTGACTTCGTCGTCGCGGCCCGTACGAACGGCGGCCGCACCCTGGAGGTCGTGCTCACCGACGTGTCCGGCAAGGGCATGGACGCCGGATCACGCGCCCTGCTGCTGTCGGGCGCCTTCGGGGGCCTGCTGGGCTCCCTCCCCCCGCACGCCTTCCTCCCGGCCGCGAACGGCTATCTGCTCCGCCAGGACTGGGACGAGGGCTTCGCCACCTCCATCCATCTCGTCCTGGACCTCGACTCCGGGGACTACGAGCTGTACACCGCGGGCCATCCGCCGGGGCTCCAGCTGAGTGCGGGCAGCGGGCGCTGGGAGGAGAAGGCCGCCGAGGGCCCGCTGCTCGGTGTGTACGACGGCGCGCAGTTCGACCCCGTGAAGGGCTCGCTGCGGCCTGGGGATGTGCTGATGCTGTTCACGGACGGCCTGGTGGAGACCTCCGACCGGGACATCGTCGAGGGCATGGACCGCCTCACCGGCGAGGCCGACCGCTATGTCGCCGGCGGCTTCCACGGCGCCGCCTGGCATCTCATCGAGGCGGTCGCGAGGGACGTCAACGACGACCGCGCCCTGCTCCTGATCTGCCGCCAGGCATCGGGCCTCACCCGCTGAGCCCGCGCGCCCGCTGAGCCCGCCCGCCCGCTGAGGTCCTCAGGGGGCGCCCCCTTCCGTGTGCCGCATGGCGGCGCTCAGCGGGGCCAGAACCCGCCAGCCCACGCTCTCGTACAGGGCCCGGCCCTCCTCGGTCGCGCCCAGTACGGCCGCCCGGGCCCCCTGGCCGGCCCCGGCCTCGGCCAGCGTGCCGAGCACCGCGCGCCCGAGTCCGCGCCGCTGGTGCGCCGGGGCGGTCTCCACCTGGTCGACGGCGGCCGTCGTACCGGTGACGGCGATCTGCCCGCGGGCCGCGAAGGCCCCGTCGGCGGCACGCACCACCACCCGGGTGACGCCGCCCCGGCTCCAGCTGCTCAGCCGGTATCCGCCGGGGAGGCCGGGCGTGGCCTCGACGTCGGCCAGGGAGGCTGCCATGAAGGCGGCGTGCCCGTCCAGCAGGCCCCAGCCCGCAGGGAGCCACGCCGCCAGGGTCCGCGCCGGCACGAAGACCTTCAGCGCGACACCGGCGACGCTGCTCTCGGCCAGTTTCCGGACGGTCGCCCCGTCCGCGGCGGTCAGTACGTGCCGGGCCACTTCCTTCGACAGGCCGACCTGGACCGTGAAACCCCAGGGCTCACGCGTCGGTTCGGCCGCCCCCCGCGATACGACCCAGCCGTCGACCCATGCGCGTACAGCCTCGGCAGTGCTCCCGAAAGGCACGGTCCCTCCCCGAGTGAGTAATAGGTGATGATGTAGTTTGATTATTACCACACGGGACTGGGGCCGGGTACGGGACACTGGGGCGATGACGCAGCTCACTCTCGCCGAGGTCGAGGCCCTCGCCCGTGCCGCCCATGACGGTCAGACCGACAAGGCGGGACGGCCGTACGCCGAACACCTCGCCGCCGTCGCCGAGGGCGTGCGCGCCCGCGGCGGGGACCCGGAACAGATCGCGGCGGCCTGGCTGCACGACGCCGTCGAGGACGACGCGCTCACCTGGGAGTGGCTCGGACAGGCGGCGCTGACCGCGCGCACCAGGGCGATCGTGGACGCCCTCACCAAGCGGCCGGGGGAGGAGCCCGCGGCGTACGCCCGGCGGATCCTCGCCACGCCGGGCGCGCGCCTGGTGAAGGAGGCCGACCTGGCGCACAACGCCGACCCGCGGCGGCTGGCGGTCCTCGACGAGCCGACCCGGAAACGACTGACGGAGAAGTACGCGGGAATGCGCGCACTCCTCGGCCTGGAAGGCGGAGGCGTCGGCGCTTAGAGCACGCCTGGGGCCTGTCCGCCGGCCGGGACCTAGGCTCCGACGGACTCGGCCGCGTCCTGCCGGAACGCCCACTCCATCTTCGGCTCCATCGCGAAGCGGAAGACACGCCGGACGGGCCCGGTGCACAGCAGCGTGACCGCGGCGGCCGCGAGGACGGTCACCAGGATCTCGCCCGGCGGGCGATGCAGCGAGGCGTGGTCGAACCAGCCGCGGTAGCCGGCGAACTTCACCAGGAAGCCGTGCAGCAGATAGCCGTACAGGGTGCCCGCGCCCAGCGCCGTGAACCACGTCCTGCGGCCCGGCACCCAGGCGAAGAAGCAGGCGGTCAGCAGCAGCGAGCAGCCCATCATCGCGAGCGTCATCACCGGGCCGCACCACCAGGGCACGCCCAGCTCCTGCGCCGAGTCACGGTGGTAGAACCACGCGGTGTTCATGCGCGGCACCGCCCACCAGCCGACCAGCAGCGCCACGGCGAACACCGGCACCGCCGCGGCCCGCACCGAGCGGCGGCGCACCAGCCGGAAGTGCTCGGGCTTCATGTTCAGGCCGAGCACGAAGTACGGCAGGAACTGCAGGACGCGCTGGAGGTCGAGATCGTCACCGATGCTCGGCGTGACGCTCGCCAGCATGGCGATACCGACGGCCACCGGCAGCGGATACCGCACCAGCCGCCAGATCGGCGTCGTCAGCCGCCAGACGAACAGGGCGCACAGGAACCAGGTCAGATACCAGGGATCGAGGAGGCTGATCTCCTCGTGCGAGCCCGTGGCGAGGTTCTTGAACGGCGGATAGGCGGTCTCGAAGACGACGTACGGCACCAGGACACCGGTGACCAGCCGCTTCAGCCGGTCCGGGCGCATGTCGAAACTGCGGGAGAAGTAGCCGGAGATGATGATGAACGCCGGCATGTGGAAGCAGTACACGACCGTGTACAGGCCTTCCAGGATCCGGCTGTCACCCTTCAGCGGCTCCCACGAGTGCCCCATCGCGACGAGCACGATCGCCAGGTACTTGGCGTTGTCGAAGAACGCGTCGCGCTGCCTGCCGGGTCTGTCCGCCTTCGCCGGTCCCTCTTGCGCGCTCATCGGGGTGTGCGGACTGGGCACTCCGTTCGCCGGCGACTGCGCCGAGGGGAGCGGCCTGCGGTTCTGGCCGGGGGACGAGGCGGCGTCAAACATCTCAGGCACCCTAGCGTTGTCCCGGGATTTCGTAAAACTCTTCCAAGATATTCCCGGTTAAGGGCGGGAGCATCTCCGATTTTCCCAACTCGCCCTCTCCGCCCAGGTGGTGGAGTGCACACAAGGGCCAGCGTTTCACCCCTCGATGTCCCGATTCATCCCTACTAAATAGGGCATACGGCATCTCTGTGCCATCAATTCAAATTACCTGCGCACAGGATGTGTGGATAAGGAAAGGGAGTCGCGCAATTCAGCCGGGAGTCGCGCGGAACGGCGTGGTCGAATTACAGTGCGGCGGGCCGCCTGCACCGGACCGTCATCCGACGTTGTGTCACGGGCCGCATACGAGGGCCGGGTTGGTGGCACGATGGTTCTGGCGGGGGTGCGGGCCGTACCTCCGGGCCGGGAGAGCGGACCGACCGAGGGTGTGATCAGTTGTGGCCATTTCACTGTCTGTGGTGCTGCTGTTGGCGATCATCCTGGTGGTGCTGATCCGAGGGGGGAACATCAAGGCGGGCCCGGCCATCGTCGCCATACTCTTCGGCTTCTTCCTCGCCTCGACCGGCATGGCCCCCTCCATCACCCGCTTCCTGAACTCGATAGCGGACTCGATCAACTCGATCAAGTTCTGAGCCGCCGAAGCCGGACCGCCCCCGGGACGGCCGAAGGCCCGCCGTCCCCGGGACGACCGAAGGCCCGGAGAAGAGGACGTCCTCTTCTCCGGGCCTTCGGTGCGTGGAGCGGGCGACGGGAATCGAACCCGCGTAGCTAGTTTGGAAGACTAGGGCTCTACCATTGAGCTACGCCCGCAGCAGTGCGACACAGGTCGGTGACCTCGGCACTGCACGCATCGTAGCGGGTCGCCCGGCGCCTAGGCCAACGAGTTCGCGCCGGAAGCCTCCCGCGCGCCGCCTCGGAGAATACGGCCGACGTAATCGGCCGGGGCATGTACCCTACGTGTCGCACCAGACGGGGTGTGGCGCAGCTTGGTAGCGCGTCCGCTTTGGGAGCGGAAGGCCGTGGGTTCAAATCCCGCCACCCCGACCACCGGCTCACGGCGTCGTGATGATCGCCTTTTGGGGCGCTGACCGGCTGCGGTTACTATGCAAGCTGCGCGCCCGTGTGTCCCGGCCCCCATGGCCTACGTACTCCTCCGGGCGGCGAAGTCCGCCGGACCTGTCTGGCTCCGGCAGAAACCAAGAAGTCAGCCACAAGGAGACCGAACCGTGAAGAGCGCCGTGGAGACCCTGAACCCGACCCGGGTTCGGCTCACTGTCGAGGTGCCCTTCGAGGAGCTCAAGGACAGCCTCGACGCGGCGTACAAGAAGATCAACCAGCAGGTCACGGTGAAGGGCTTCCGCAAGGGCAAGATCCCGGCCCGAGTCATCGACCAGCGGTTCGGCCGCG comes from Streptomyces sp. FXJ1.172 and encodes:
- a CDS encoding amino acid permease; the protein is MTPGSGLQAGLKNRHLTMIAIGGVIGAGLFVGSSSGIATAGPGILLSYALVGTLVVLVMRMLGEMSAANPTSGSFSAHADRALGRWAGFSIGWLYWFFWVVVLAVEATAGAKILAGWVPAVPQWGWALIVMTVLTATNLVSVGSYGEFEFWFAGIKVVAIGAFILIGLLAIFGVLPGVHADKASFGNLTNHGGFLPHGPGAILTGVLLVVFSFMGSEIATLAAGESEDPQRAVTKSTNSIIWRIGVFYLGSILVVVSLLPWNDPTIKAQGSYVAALNSLGIAHAGEIMNVIVLTSVLSCLNSGLYTASRMAFSLGQRGDAPKVFARTTARGVPMAAILASVVFGFVAVFFNYAYPDTVFLFLVNSSGAVALFVWLVICFSQLRMRRIILREAPEKLVVRMWLYPYLTWATAIFIMGVLGYMLTDTEGASSGRTTVLLSVGVAAVVVVIALVKQKFGPDRAEGAAAVDTAEKVTTG
- a CDS encoding ribose-5-phosphate isomerase, with amino-acid sequence MRVHLGSDHAGYELKNHLVQWLKEAGHEPVDCGPHIYDAQDDYPPFCLRAAERTAADPESLGIVIGGSGNGEQIAANKVKGVRAALAWSEETASLGRQHNNANVVAVGARMHTQEEATKFVETFLGTPFSGDERHIRRIDMLSAYETTGDLPPIPAHHPQQ
- a CDS encoding Fpg/Nei family DNA glycosylase — protein: MPEGHTIHRLAQDYAERFRGTTPRVTSPQGKFSDAAALVDRAELSATEAHGKHLFLGFRDTDWVHIHLGLFGKVGFGDAPAPPPADTVRLRLANATAYVDLRGPTTCALITDSEKQAVHDRLGPDPLREDAEPSAAYRRISRSRTSIAALLMDQKIVAGVGNVYRAEVLFRHGIDPYRAGKDITPAEWDTIWADLVGLMREGVRNNRIDTVRAEHTPEAMGRPPRVDDHGGEVYVYRRATLPCHICGDEIRTAGLAARNLFWCPTCQKR
- a CDS encoding GNAT family N-acetyltransferase, with translation MGTEGTTELTVLRPEEFDRWWDGLVRAFGGVASAEERELDRSVTEFDRSLAARDGSEIIGSAGAFSFRMTVPGGALVPTAGVTMVSVAATHRRRGVLTSMMRRQLDDVRALGEPLAVLTASEPAIYGRFGYGAATFRTSAEIDTGRVTLSLPPGVEGVRVRYAAPADVLGACEAVYAALVPLRPGMLARQPGWERAGLLDPESERGGASALQCAVAERDGEVTGYVRFRTKMGWGESGHDGTVHLKDLAALDPVTEAALWRFLFGIDLMTTLSVGSRPVDDAWRYLVSDTRRCRPRLRDDGYVRLVDVGAALSARTYQAPVDVVLEVADAFCPWNAGRWRLTGDAKGAFCERTTDAADLALSVRELGAAYLGGVSLLSLAAAGRVRELRPGALTEASVAFGSPVAPWLPHGF
- a CDS encoding PP2C family protein-serine/threonine phosphatase, with the protein product MAAGRERRAKADTFTARWRMQWHRVRTGLRRSAVDYFRGNGSDWVAFAGLLLTVPLLAGMTLIDSVWCSPATLVLPIVAGGLLLRPASLLGLYAAAATALIVESVRLGPYTEGPSRVTPGVVLVVAACGFFGLLTAQFRSRVGVPWRRGGTMLFDLRERIRVQSKLPKLPQGWHQEMALRPAGGQSFSGDFVVAARTNGGRTLEVVLTDVSGKGMDAGSRALLLSGAFGGLLGSLPPHAFLPAANGYLLRQDWDEGFATSIHLVLDLDSGDYELYTAGHPPGLQLSAGSGRWEEKAAEGPLLGVYDGAQFDPVKGSLRPGDVLMLFTDGLVETSDRDIVEGMDRLTGEADRYVAGGFHGAAWHLIEAVARDVNDDRALLLICRQASGLTR
- a CDS encoding GNAT family N-acetyltransferase yields the protein MPFGSTAEAVRAWVDGWVVSRGAAEPTREPWGFTVQVGLSKEVARHVLTAADGATVRKLAESSVAGVALKVFVPARTLAAWLPAGWGLLDGHAAFMAASLADVEATPGLPGGYRLSSWSRGGVTRVVVRAADGAFAARGQIAVTGTTAAVDQVETAPAHQRRGLGRAVLGTLAEAGAGQGARAAVLGATEEGRALYESVGWRVLAPLSAAMRHTEGGAP
- a CDS encoding HD domain-containing protein, translating into MTQLTLAEVEALARAAHDGQTDKAGRPYAEHLAAVAEGVRARGGDPEQIAAAWLHDAVEDDALTWEWLGQAALTARTRAIVDALTKRPGEEPAAYARRILATPGARLVKEADLAHNADPRRLAVLDEPTRKRLTEKYAGMRALLGLEGGGVGA
- a CDS encoding acyltransferase family protein — protein: MSAQEGPAKADRPGRQRDAFFDNAKYLAIVLVAMGHSWEPLKGDSRILEGLYTVVYCFHMPAFIIISGYFSRSFDMRPDRLKRLVTGVLVPYVVFETAYPPFKNLATGSHEEISLLDPWYLTWFLCALFVWRLTTPIWRLVRYPLPVAVGIAMLASVTPSIGDDLDLQRVLQFLPYFVLGLNMKPEHFRLVRRRSVRAAAVPVFAVALLVGWWAVPRMNTAWFYHRDSAQELGVPWWCGPVMTLAMMGCSLLLTACFFAWVPGRRTWFTALGAGTLYGYLLHGFLVKFAGYRGWFDHASLHRPPGEILVTVLAAAAVTLLCTGPVRRVFRFAMEPKMEWAFRQDAAESVGA